GCAAGTGTTGGCAATGGCAACTATGGAGATGCATCTGTACTTAGCGGATACACTGATGTGTACTACTGGGATGGATCGACAAGTATCGAAGCAGATGCCAACTATGCCACAGCGCAGGATGCTGACGGCAATGTGACCTTTGATCAGTGGGGCTTCCAGAATAGAGGCGGAGTTGGGCTTGTGCCTGGTACCGATATCTCTGTGGACTGGGTGATTACTTTCAAGACGATGGAAGAGCTTGAAGCATACGCTGAAAATCATTAATTGGTTTGTGAAAGTTTAGTCAAATACAAAAGAGCAAAGTGGCTACTTTGCTCTTTTTCTAAACCATCACATTACGATACCCTTTTTGGTTCATATTAGATGAACTTGGGCTTTCTCTAACGAGGAAGCCCTTTTTTTGTAGTCAGTTTAAGTGTAAATTATCCAAGCGGACAAGTGTTTGGAGCTTGGCTTGTCAGTCATACTTCGTATACTAATTCATTTGTCTTGCTCAATCAGAGAAAAGCCTTCATTTTGGAGATTTTGACACATAATTTATCGGTCTCGAACGATGAGTGATAGCCAAAACCTTGCTTTTGACTGAAATTACGGGCTGTAAAGCTGTATTTATTATGAAAGAAAATATGACATGGTCATCATGGTTCAAACCTATGCTTTGGACTTTGGTACTCCTATTTCACCTCCCTATACTGGCACAGACTACCAGTACAAGCCAGCATCCCGCTTTGTACGTCAGTACAGAAGATCGGGGAGTTATTCAACAAAAAATCGAAAGCGAAGATTGGGCCAAAGCCAGCTGGGACAAGCTGCTCCAGGAAGTAGAGCCTTTTGCCAATAGGCACCAGACAGACCCAGACTGGATCGTATCTCGCCTGGCCATGTACTGGCAAGATGGTGAGCGATACACCCAATGCTATATCAAAAATCAAGACTGGGACTATGGTGAAGGCAATGCTCCAGTACCGACTGTACGCCTCCCCGGCATGCGTCGCTGGAATGACTACTACAATGTGCCGCTAGCAGAGCGTACCCCATACAATGCCACGGGTGATATGTGGGGCGTGAGTCGATCCTCGGGAGATACGACCCGTATACTAGTGCCCTACAAGAAGTCAGGACACATGATCCGCCAAAACAATATGGAGATCCTCAAGCTGGCAGAGAAGTCGGCTTTTGCTTATTATCTCACGCAGGACGAAAAATACGCCAAATTTTCATCGGACATTCTGTGGGCCTGGCTGCTGGGTACCTATTACATGGAGCCGCCTTTGGATCCAGAGGAGTCTTCCAATGGCCCAGGGGGATATGCACCGGGTGGTATCTTGGGCTACTACGACTATGAGGTGATCCATGACGATCGTCAGGAACCGGCAGCTTTTACGTATGATTTTGTACATGATTATATGAGTGCACACCCGCACGAGCATCTCCAAACGCTGGATATGACCGTCACGGATTTGGCTAGCGTGGTGTTCAAGCGGTTCATCGAGATCGGACTCGTACGCGGTGGCGACAAGGGCAACTGGAACGTAAACCGCTACCGTCACATCATACCGAGTATGCTGGTGCTGGAGTCTGACGACTACTATGCCGATGGCAAAGGCAAGGAACATTATATCCCCTACTATACGGAGATATCCACTGAGTATCACGCGGCACTACCCAAGATTCTGCAAAACTATGATCCTGACACGGGGCTATGGCCTGAGTCTCCTGGCTATGCCTCAGGCATGATCGGAGCGATACTACAGATGGCCATGCCGCTGTACAAGGCGGGTGTCAATACAGTAGGAGACAATCCGATCATTCAGAAAGCAGCCATGGCTAACATTGGCTGGCTGGATCCGCGAGGCAACCTCGTGGTATTTGGTGATATGCGCGGTGGTCCGCTGGGTTTCGATGTGTTTGAGAGACTGCTGACCTACTACTCTTGGGTAGGGAGCGACGAGTATGTGGCCAACGTAGAGACCGTGATCAACAAAGGCATCGAAATGGGACAGTACGACCGTGCCGATGGCGAATGGCGCAGCATCGTACTCAATCAGCCTATCCAGTCCAACCAGACGACTTTGCCCTATTACGGTGCGGCTTACTCGCGTTTTCATCGTCACATGATCCTACGCAATGGCAATGACGAGGACAATGGCATGATGTTTACCCTCTACGGAGGCAAGAAAGGGGGGCATCTCTCGCCCAATGGTCTGGCTTGGCAGTTTTACCACCAGGGTTGGGCGATGGCGCCTGACGCCTCGGCCTATGAGTCCTACTGGTCGAAGGATGCCGGCTATCATCGCAACATCGTCGGTAGTAATACCATCATCCAAGGTTATCAGAAAGGTGACATCACTGTCAATGCCATGTCTCCGGCGGTACCCGAGGGGCAGTTTTACAATGACGAGGTGATCTCAAAGTACTGCTCGTTTGTCGATGTATCGGCCGATGAAAAGCGACGAGTGATCGCCATGATTCGCACTTCTCCTACGTCAGGATACTATGTAGATATATTTCGTTCGGATTTGGACGACAATGACTACCTGCATCACAACTTGGGCGATGAGCTGACCCTACAAAGCCTGGCAGGAGAGCCACTGGTACTGACCGACGCGGAGATCGCCAATCCACCGCACAAGACCTATTCGTTTTTTGAACAGACAAAGGCTGTCGCTCATGAGGGAGACTTCAAAGCCACCTGGACGATAGACCGAGTATCGCCATCTATCAGCACCACGATGTGGATGACAGGAGGAGCCGGGCGTACACTGTATCAAATGGATGCGCCACCAACGACTCTTCGCTCTGATGTGACGCCAGGCCAGGTCAACAAGGCACCACAAAATACTCCAACCCTGCTGGTACAGCAGTACGGCAGCAATGGCGCAGCACATCCGTTTGTAGCCGTATTCGACAGCTACGCAGGAGATCAAAGTAGCGTAAAGCGAGTGGAGACAAAAGTGGCTTCAGCGACCTTCGTGCAGCTGGAGGTGACTTCAGCGATGAGCGAGCAAACCATCTATCAGGCTACTGATGACCAGGTGCATAAAGGAGGAAAGAAACAGCAGTTTCAAGGTAGATTGGGGGTAGTATCACAGAAGGAGGGAGAGCTGGAGTACCTGTTTCTCGGGCAAGGCAAGCAGTTGCAGTTTGGTAAATATCAGCTCGAAGCAGTGGGAGAGTCAGCTACAGCAGAGCTGCGATGGGAGGATGGACATTTGTACTACAGTGCCGATCAGCCGATCCGTATCAAGTTGAAAAAAGGCAAGGCCAAGGAGTATCCGGCAGCTATAGATCAGCAGATAGACTAAAATAGAAATTGGAATGAAAGACATGATCAAAAATATCGGGTACATCGCAGGCTTGCTGCTACTTCTGGTGGCCTGTCAGCCATCGGAGCAAAAGCAAGAGAGCAAGCGTCCCAATTTTCTCTTTGTATTGGTAGACGATCAGTCGCCATTTGACCTCAAGCAGTACGATCCCAATTCGATCCTGGAGACGCCCACGATCGATCGATTGGCCTCTGGGGGCATGGTGATCGAGAGTGCACGCCACATGGGCTCGATGAACGGCGCGGTGTGCACCCCTTCGCGGCACATGATCATGACGGGGCGCACGCTGTGGCATTTGCCACCTAGTGCGGAGTTTCAGAAGCAGACCGATCCGCATCCACTCGATACGATGTCACTGCCGGCGATCTTCAATCGCGCCGGATACAAGACCATGCGTACCTGCAAGAAGGGCAACTCCTACCCAGGGGCCAACCGCCAGTTTGCGGTGGTCAAAGACGCCACCAAGCGCGGCGGTACCGAGGAGTCGGGCAGTGCCTGGCATGCCCAGCAGGTACTCGACTATCTGGGAGAGCGTGAGACGGCCGGAGAGGACGATCCTTTTATGATATACTTTGGCTTTTCGCATCCGCATGATACCCGCAACGGTACCCCTGAGCTGCTGGCCAAATACGGAGCGACCAATCACAAGGACAAAGAAACCATCCCGGCAGCCAACCCCAAACAACCGCCGCTGCAGGACAACTATCTCCAGGCGCATCCATTTCATCATGGGCACCCTGAGCTACGCGACGAAGAGCGTGTGAGCGGTGTGTGGAAGAGAAGGGACGAAAACACCGTCCGCAACGAACTGGGGCGCGAGTACGCCTGCTCGGAGAATATCGATAGCCAGATGGCGAAGGTATTGGCCAGGTTGGAGCAGATGGGAGAGCTGGACAATACTTATATCATTTACACTTCTGATCATGGTATGGCCATAGGTCGCCATGGTCTGCAGGGCAAGCAAAATTTGTATGAGCATACCTGGCGTGTGCCTTTCATCGTAAGCGGACCCGGGATCCAGCCCGGACAGCGTGCCGAGGGTAACATCTACTTGCTAGATGTACTGCCTACTCTGTGCGATTTGGCGGGGATTGATATCCCAGAGACCGTGGAGGGTGTGAGCTTCAAGCCTGTGCTGATGGGCCAAAAAGAGACCGTGCGTGAGGTACAGTATGGTGTGTATTGTGGAGGCACCAAGCCGGGGATGCGCAGCGTACGCCAGGGCGACTGGAAGCTGATCAAATACGACGTGATGGATGGAGCGGTGAGAGAAACGCAGCTTTTCAATCTGGCCGAAAACCCCAACGAATACCTGCCCGAGCACGGCAAGGAGGGGGAGATGCTGACTGATCTGGCCGACAATCCAAAGTATGCTGACAAACTAAAGGAGATGGAGGCACTGCTGCTAAAGCAAATGATAGCACATGATGACCCCTATAGACTCTGGGATCAAAATTCAACACTATGAAAAGAATACAAATAGCCATTTTATTGACTGTATCGCTGTTCGTTTTTTCTTGCGATAAGCAAAAGCAGGAGCAGCAATCCACACAGCAGGAGAAACCCAATATCGTGGTGTTTCTATGCGATGATTTGGGTTATGGAGACTTGTCGTCTTATGGCCATCCGATGATTCAGACGCCCAATCTGGACGGGCTGGCGGCCAAAGGCATACGCATGACCAATTTTTACTCAGCGGCTCCTGTATGCTCTCCCTCTCGCGTGGGGCTGATGACCGGACGCAGCCCCAACCGTGCCGGTATATATGACTTCATAGTCGGCGGTCACAACCCTCGCCTCAACAACCGTGACTTGGTGCACATGCAGGCGCATGAGGAGACCATTCCGCAAAAGCTGAAGTCGGTGGGGTATGCCACCTGCTTGTCTGGCAAGTGGCATTGCAGCTCGTTATTCAACGATCCTGAAAAGCAACCTACGCCGGACAAGTTCGGATTTGATCACTGGTTTGCTACGCACAACAATGCTGCGCCAAGCCACGAAAACCCGCGCAACTTTGTGCGCAATGGCCAGGAAGTAGGAGAGATCGAAGGCTACAGCTGTCAGATCGTGGTAGATGAGGCGATGGACTGGCTGGGCAAGCAGCAGAAAGATCAACCTTTTTACCTCCAGGTGACTTTTCACGAGCCGCACGTGCCGATCGCCTCTCCGCCAGCACTGGTGCAGAAGTATCTGGCGCATGCGCAAAATGAGAACCAGGCCCAATATTTCGCTAACGTGGAAAACGTGGATATCGCCGTAGGGCGCCTGGTTCAATATCTCGAAGACAATGGCCATGACAATACCTTGATCGTCTTTACCTCGGACAATGGACCGGAAACACTGCTTAGGTATCCTCAAGCCAAACATTCCTATGGCACGACGGATGGGTTGAAAGGTCGAAAACTCTGGACGACCGATGGCGGCTTCAAAGTGCCCGGTATGATGTATTGGATGGGAGGGGAAATCTACAATGGTGAGTCGGACGCTGTAGTCTCAGCACTGGATCTGATGCCGACCTTCTGCGAACTGGCCGGAGCAGAGCTCCCAGACCGTACACTGGATGGTCAGTCCCTCACCAATTTTCTGAAGACGGGTAAGGTGGAAAGGGAAAAGCCCTTGCTATGGGCATTCTACAACGCGCTCAACGACCGGGTGGTGGCGATGCGCGATGGCGATTGGAAGCTGATGGCTCGTCTCCAATACGATACTGCCTACTTGCCCAAGATCAAAAACGTTTACCCAGGCAATGTCGATTCGGTCAAAAATGCCGAGCTGGTAGATTTTGAACTCTACAATCTGACAGAAGATGAAAACGAGTGGAAGGACCTCTCTGCTGATCGACCAGAGCAGTTAGATAGCATGAAGGTGATCCTCAACAAGGAGTATCAGGCATTGTTGGAGGGAAGTCATGTTTGGGAACGGTGAAAAAAGCAAAACTGATCCTTGATAAAATTCACCTCAATTTTAACAATCGATAAGCATGAGAACGAAAAAAATATTTTTTGGCCTGTTTGTGACGCTATTGAGCTATGCTGCAGTCGCTCAGCAAGAGGAGGTAAGTATCACATCCTTGCTGCAGGAGATGGTGGATCGAGAAGCTATCGCTCGTTTTCCTCAGTCCAATTTCAGATTGAAGCAGGAAAGCAGCTACAACAGGGCTTCTCAAAGCCCAGAGGATAGTGTGGGATGGTTTATCAATCATGACTACAATTCAAGTGATGAAGACCACAACTTTATCAGAATAGAGGAGAATGAGGGGCGGCAAGAATGGGTACTCATGGATCAGAAAGGGCCAGGCGCAATTGTTCGTACTTGGATGCCGTTCATGAAACCCAACCAACCCGATACTGACATTCAGATAAAAATTTATCTGGATGGTAGTGATCGACCGGTTTTAGAAGGGAATATGCTAGGATTATTCGATGGGACGGGAGAAATCCCATATCCACTAGCGCACCAGTCACTGCGTTCTGCAGTTTCATTCTATCCGATACCTTATGCCAAAAGCTGTAAAATTACCACCACAGCTCAGCCGTTCTTCTATCAGTTTACTTACAGAGTTTATGACGAAGGCACAGCAGTAAAGACCTTTAGCTCAGTTGATTTTGAGAAATCTATGCCACTGGCTCAAGCGGTGGGACAACAACTTTTGAACCCTGATAGTCCTATGGTCGGACAGCAAGTCAATATGGTTAAAACCTTGAATACTGGTGTAGAAAAAGGAATAAAACTACCTAAGGGGAATGCAGCGATTCGCTCTCTTAGCGTCAAATTGGGTGACTATTCTAATCCAGAAGTGACGCGCACAGTTGTGCTCAAAATAGAGTTCGATGGGGAAGAAACCGTTTGGTGTCCGATCGGTGATTTTTTCGGTAGCGGCATAGGACTCAATCCTGTGCAGGGCTGGTACAATACCGTGGACAAGGATGGTACAATGACTACCAGATGGGTCATGCCTTATAAAAAATCAGCAAAGATCAGTGTCTTTAATCTGAGTGCAGTCCCTGTAGAGGTGGAACTCAAAGCTATCGTGGGTGACTGGCAATGGGATGATGCAAGTATGTATTTCAACGCTGCCTGGAGAGGGCAATATCCCGTGCTAACGCGACCTTTCTCCGATTGGAACTACGTGACTTTGAAAGGGCGTGGCGTTTATGTAGGAGATGCGCTCACCGTGATGAATCCCGTAAAAAAATGGTGGGGCGAAGGCGATGAAAAGATATGGGTAGATGGAGAAGATTTTCCTTCTATTTTCGGTACGGGTACAGAGGACTATTATGGATATTCCTGGGGAGGAAGAAGCACGGATTTTTACGAACATCCTTTTCATGCACAGCCAAACAGCCACGTCTATAACAAACTGAATCGAAAAAAAGGTGAAGAGAAAAATACTCAGGGTTATAGTACGGAGACCAGAAGCCGAGCTTTAGACACGATGCCTTTTGGTAGCTCACTGCGGCTAGACATGGAAGTATGGAGCTGGACAGATTGCGAGATGGGCTATACTGTAGGGATGTACTGGTATGGAGATCGGCAGACTAGCTCCAACAGGACCCAAGACGAAGACGAGGTACTAAACATACCGCCACTGCCTGAGGGTTTTTTAGGCCAATTAGGTGAGGGCGAATAATTAATAATAAAAGGTTAAAAGGATGCTACAAAATGTAAGAGGAATAAAACTAATAGTGGTAATGGCAGGACTGGTGATGATAGGGTGTGAGTCCAAGCCAGAGCGGTCATTAGCACTAACCGACGACCTGACAGTAAAGGCCGAACTGATACATAGTGATGATTTTACAGATGGGATCGACAACTGGAAAGTGGAGCAAATGCCAGACGGCAGTGTCTATCACAAAGACGGAAAACTAGAGATTAATGACTGGAGAGGCTGCACTGCATGGTTCAAAGAAAAACTAGAAGGCCCCATCATGATCGAATATGAGGCGGTGGTCTTGCAAGACACCACCAAGAGTCAGGAAGAAGACGGTATTTTCGATAGAGCTTCGGATCTCAACTGTTTCTGGATGGCTACCGATAGCGAAAACCCTGACGACCTATTTGCTAAATCTGATTTTCGTACGGGTCGCTTCCCCAACTACGATACACTTAGCCTGTATTATGTAGGTATGGGGGGGCATTTCAATACCAAAACCCGGTTTAGAAGATATACAGGCAATGGAGAAAAGCCTTTGCTGCCAGCGCATGATTTGTCGGATGCAGTTTACCTCATCAAGCCCAATACGGTGAAGAAGATTCGTCTCGTTGCATTCGATGATGTGATCCAATACTATCGAAATGATACCTTGATATATGACTATAGAGATCCGAGACCTTACACCGAAGGGCATTTCGGTTTGCGTACCGTGCACAACCACATGACTTTGGACAATTTCAAAGTGTACCGGCTCACCAAAATAGAAGATTGACGATAGCTAGTAAAAAATCACATGAAGACTAAAATTACTCAACTGAACTATCATGGCCAGACGCTTTTAGGTCTGCTATTGATTCTGGCTTTAAATGCTTGTGATTCAAAGTTTATCCATGAAGTAATCAAAGAAGACAAGGGGCTTACCATCAAACATGATAGTCTCGAACTAAAGATCGAAATAGTAGACGAGGCGATTGTCCATGTGACGAAGCAAATGCCTGGAGCAGCTGTTTCTAATGTTCCGGATTATGTGACGGTACTGGAACCTCAGGACATAAAATGGACCATCGAAGAAATCAAAGACCAATTGACGATCACTACTGATCAGATCAAAGTGTTGGTCAACAGTGATGGTACGATCCAGTATGAGGACAAAAACGGCAAGCCATTGCTGTCCGAAACCAATGACAGGACTTATCTCAATCCTACAGCTGAAGGCAATGTCCTTTCGCAGGCTTTCGTAGCAGGAGAGGAAGCTTTGTACGGGTTGGGGCAGTTTCAGAGCGGCATCATGAACTGGAAAAATGTACCGATCCGACTCCAGCAATACAACCAAGAGATTGCGATTCCTTTTTTGGTCTCTACCAAAGGCTACGGCATCTACTGGAACAACTACAGCCTGACGGATTTCAACGAACCGCAAAATGAAATTGAGTTTGATGCCGTAGCGAAAGCTCAAATCTCGAAGGAAAACGAAGAGGTACCAACTACAGGAGAAAAGGAGAACGTAGCAGCCTATGCTACAGTGGAGGCTGAAGAAAAAAACATCAGAAGCACCACTTTCACTCCGGATCAAACAGGAGAGTACACCTTTTTAGCACTGAGCGACAACAACGGTCGTATGCGTGGCGAAATCCAAGTGACCATCGATGGCGATGAGGTGATCAACTATTCTACGATTTGGATGCCGAGGAGGTATTCTGGCAAAAAGTACCTAGAAGCAGGCAGGACCTACGAAGTGGTATTCCAAAACACAGGAGCTAAGATGCCCGGACGTCTGTTTTACAACAAGCCGGATTTCAACAAAACAGTTTTTAGCAGTCAGGCTGGTGATGCCATCGACTACTACTTCGTAGCGGGAGATAATCCAGCGGAGGCTATTGCACTTAATCATAAACTGACAGGTAGTACACCGATGTTTGCCAAAGGTGCCTATGGCTTTTGGCAGTGCCGAGAGCGCTATCACGATCAGACCGAAATCCTAGAAAACGCCCGAGAGATGCGTGAAAGAAAAATACCGGTAGACTACATCGTGCAGGACTGGTTTTATTGGCCGAAAGGTACGAAAGGACCAGAGTGGGATAGAAACAAATACCCTGACGCCAAGGCCATGGTAGATGAACTCAAGGATTTGAACATGAAACTGATGGTTTCTGTATGGCCTGAGGTAAAAAATGAGGCTTTGGAAGAAAAGTACGACCTGACGAAAATCCCAAGTAGCAATTATGTAGATATCTATGATCAGGGCGTTGCAGATCGTTTTTATCGGATGCTAAGTGATTCGATGTTTCATTTGGGAGTCAGTTCGATCTGGTTGGATGGCACTGAGCCAGAGGGCGTCAAAGACAGCAAGGCCATGACAGCCGTAGGGCCATTTGAGCAAGTACATAATACGTATTCACTGGAAGTAACCCGAGCCATGTATGAAGGCAGAAGGAAGGAATTTCCCAATGAACGGGTGTTTAACCTGACTCGCTCGGCCTATGCTGGACAGCAGCGCTATGGGGCAACCTCCTGGTCGGGCGATACAGAGGCTTCTTGGGAGCAGTTCGAAGAACAGATTGCTGCTGGACTCAATTTTACGATGGCGGGTGTACCGTACTGGACGCATGACATTGGTGGTTTCTTTCGCGATATTAAATCCATCAATCCGTATTTTGACGATCAATACACCAATCCCGAGTTTATCGAGTTGCTGACGCGTTGGTTTCAGTTTGGTGCCTTCAGCCCGATTTTTCGCATCCATGGCTATGTGTCAGAGACGGAGATTTGGCGCTACAACGAAGCTTTCGAAAGTACAGCGCGTAGGTTCATCGATTTGCGCTACCAACTCATGCCCTACATCTATTCGCAGGCATGGCGCGTGACGCGGGAAGGTCGCGAGCTCATGAGTCCATTGGCCTATCACTATCCAGAGGACAAAAAGACTTGGGAGATTAAAGACCAGTTTTTCTTTGGCGAGTCGATCATGGTGGGGCTAGTGACCGAGTACGAGCAGCGTGAAAAAGACATTTATTTACCAGCCGGTGATTGGTACAACTACTGGACAGGAGAGAAACTACCCGGAGGCCAAACCGTGACTGTAGACGCGCCACTGGATCAGACGCCGCTTTTCGTGAAAGCTGGATCGATCATACCGTTCGGCCCGAAAGTACAATACGCCACGCAAGAGACAGATGAGCCGCTCACGATCAAAATCTATCCAGGCGAGGATGCCGAGTATGTGCTGTACCTAGACGACAATGAAAGTTACGACTATGAGCAGGGAGAGTATTCAGAGCTTGTGTTTGCGTACGACCAGGCCGATCAGAGCCTGACCATCGAAAATGGAAACGGAGACTACATCGATTTTGAACAAAACCCAATGGACATGATGGTAGAAGTGGTCGGAGACGGAGACTTGAAAAAAATACAATACAAGGGAAGAAAAATTGAATTATAAACGATAATCAGCATGAGAAGATTACAACTATTACTATTAGCCGTGTTGCTTTGGAGCAGTACGGGTTTGATGGCTCAAACGACGGTCAATTCATTGACCGAACTGCAACCGTATCTCGAGCAGGACGATGTTCATGTGAAATTGGCACCTGGCGATTATACGGTGACAGGGGCCGATGTGGCCAATGGTGTGATTGGCAAACGCTGGACTGGTAGCCAGTATCTGGGGAGTACTTTCAATGTATTCCTTTTCGAAGGGAACAATAGTACCTATGACTTTACCGGAGTTACGATTTACATCAAGACAGAAACAGCGCAGTCTGTTGGAAGTATTGATTTTTATGAATTTCGTGTCTTAGGAAGCAACAACACGATAAAAAATGTAACCGTGGTGGATGATGGAGATGTAGATGATAAACCTACTAGCAGAGCTACTAGTGTGGTTTTGGATGGGGCATACAATAAGCTGGTAGGTTGTCACTTTACGGTGAAAGGTTCTTACCCTTATGGTTATGGGGATATTTTTGGGAAAGGCGGAGGTCCTGTCATCTCTCATAACAAACGCAGCGCATGCTTGGTCCGTGGAAAATCTAATCTGGTTAAGGACTGTACATTCATTTGTCGATCTTATGGTCACGGAATCTTTTTTCAGGGAGCTGTTGATCCTAGGGTAGATGGATGTTATGTAGAAGGTGAGTTGCGCTCTACGGACGAAGTGCTCGCCGAAGAGGGTACAGGCTCACCTGCAGACAATGTTGATTTTGAAACAGTCTGGGGGTTTAATTTAAAAGACATTACGGGCAATTATTACTTCAGTCTACAGGAAGACGGTATACGCTCATACAATGCAGGAGAGACCATCGTAGATGGCATAGAGTACGAAAGAGGAGTAACTGGAGCCACCGTCACCAACAGTACTGTAGTGAAAATGAGGTCTGGTGTTACTATCGGGTGGGCATCAGGATACAAGTATGTTGAAAACTGTACGACTCTGGCTTGTGAGATAGGGTACTGGGTCGGAGCGAATACCGACGTGGTGAATTCTCGTGGAGATGCTTCTATTGGATCTTTACTTTCTGAGGATGTGAGCCGTAGCAATTCCAATATCGAATTGTCACTGATGGATGATTATGTGACTCC
The DNA window shown above is from Reichenbachiella sp. 5M10 and carries:
- a CDS encoding sulfatase-like hydrolase/transferase: MIKNIGYIAGLLLLLVACQPSEQKQESKRPNFLFVLVDDQSPFDLKQYDPNSILETPTIDRLASGGMVIESARHMGSMNGAVCTPSRHMIMTGRTLWHLPPSAEFQKQTDPHPLDTMSLPAIFNRAGYKTMRTCKKGNSYPGANRQFAVVKDATKRGGTEESGSAWHAQQVLDYLGERETAGEDDPFMIYFGFSHPHDTRNGTPELLAKYGATNHKDKETIPAANPKQPPLQDNYLQAHPFHHGHPELRDEERVSGVWKRRDENTVRNELGREYACSENIDSQMAKVLARLEQMGELDNTYIIYTSDHGMAIGRHGLQGKQNLYEHTWRVPFIVSGPGIQPGQRAEGNIYLLDVLPTLCDLAGIDIPETVEGVSFKPVLMGQKETVREVQYGVYCGGTKPGMRSVRQGDWKLIKYDVMDGAVRETQLFNLAENPNEYLPEHGKEGEMLTDLADNPKYADKLKEMEALLLKQMIAHDDPYRLWDQNSTL
- a CDS encoding sulfatase-like hydrolase/transferase; the protein is MKRIQIAILLTVSLFVFSCDKQKQEQQSTQQEKPNIVVFLCDDLGYGDLSSYGHPMIQTPNLDGLAAKGIRMTNFYSAAPVCSPSRVGLMTGRSPNRAGIYDFIVGGHNPRLNNRDLVHMQAHEETIPQKLKSVGYATCLSGKWHCSSLFNDPEKQPTPDKFGFDHWFATHNNAAPSHENPRNFVRNGQEVGEIEGYSCQIVVDEAMDWLGKQQKDQPFYLQVTFHEPHVPIASPPALVQKYLAHAQNENQAQYFANVENVDIAVGRLVQYLEDNGHDNTLIVFTSDNGPETLLRYPQAKHSYGTTDGLKGRKLWTTDGGFKVPGMMYWMGGEIYNGESDAVVSALDLMPTFCELAGAELPDRTLDGQSLTNFLKTGKVEREKPLLWAFYNALNDRVVAMRDGDWKLMARLQYDTAYLPKIKNVYPGNVDSVKNAELVDFELYNLTEDENEWKDLSADRPEQLDSMKVILNKEYQALLEGSHVWER
- a CDS encoding glycoside hydrolase family 172 protein translates to MRTKKIFFGLFVTLLSYAAVAQQEEVSITSLLQEMVDREAIARFPQSNFRLKQESSYNRASQSPEDSVGWFINHDYNSSDEDHNFIRIEENEGRQEWVLMDQKGPGAIVRTWMPFMKPNQPDTDIQIKIYLDGSDRPVLEGNMLGLFDGTGEIPYPLAHQSLRSAVSFYPIPYAKSCKITTTAQPFFYQFTYRVYDEGTAVKTFSSVDFEKSMPLAQAVGQQLLNPDSPMVGQQVNMVKTLNTGVEKGIKLPKGNAAIRSLSVKLGDYSNPEVTRTVVLKIEFDGEETVWCPIGDFFGSGIGLNPVQGWYNTVDKDGTMTTRWVMPYKKSAKISVFNLSAVPVEVELKAIVGDWQWDDASMYFNAAWRGQYPVLTRPFSDWNYVTLKGRGVYVGDALTVMNPVKKWWGEGDEKIWVDGEDFPSIFGTGTEDYYGYSWGGRSTDFYEHPFHAQPNSHVYNKLNRKKGEEKNTQGYSTETRSRALDTMPFGSSLRLDMEVWSWTDCEMGYTVGMYWYGDRQTSSNRTQDEDEVLNIPPLPEGFLGQLGEGE
- a CDS encoding DUF6250 domain-containing protein, translating into MLQNVRGIKLIVVMAGLVMIGCESKPERSLALTDDLTVKAELIHSDDFTDGIDNWKVEQMPDGSVYHKDGKLEINDWRGCTAWFKEKLEGPIMIEYEAVVLQDTTKSQEEDGIFDRASDLNCFWMATDSENPDDLFAKSDFRTGRFPNYDTLSLYYVGMGGHFNTKTRFRRYTGNGEKPLLPAHDLSDAVYLIKPNTVKKIRLVAFDDVIQYYRNDTLIYDYRDPRPYTEGHFGLRTVHNHMTLDNFKVYRLTKIED
- a CDS encoding TIM-barrel domain-containing protein, producing the protein MKTKITQLNYHGQTLLGLLLILALNACDSKFIHEVIKEDKGLTIKHDSLELKIEIVDEAIVHVTKQMPGAAVSNVPDYVTVLEPQDIKWTIEEIKDQLTITTDQIKVLVNSDGTIQYEDKNGKPLLSETNDRTYLNPTAEGNVLSQAFVAGEEALYGLGQFQSGIMNWKNVPIRLQQYNQEIAIPFLVSTKGYGIYWNNYSLTDFNEPQNEIEFDAVAKAQISKENEEVPTTGEKENVAAYATVEAEEKNIRSTTFTPDQTGEYTFLALSDNNGRMRGEIQVTIDGDEVINYSTIWMPRRYSGKKYLEAGRTYEVVFQNTGAKMPGRLFYNKPDFNKTVFSSQAGDAIDYYFVAGDNPAEAIALNHKLTGSTPMFAKGAYGFWQCRERYHDQTEILENAREMRERKIPVDYIVQDWFYWPKGTKGPEWDRNKYPDAKAMVDELKDLNMKLMVSVWPEVKNEALEEKYDLTKIPSSNYVDIYDQGVADRFYRMLSDSMFHLGVSSIWLDGTEPEGVKDSKAMTAVGPFEQVHNTYSLEVTRAMYEGRRKEFPNERVFNLTRSAYAGQQRYGATSWSGDTEASWEQFEEQIAAGLNFTMAGVPYWTHDIGGFFRDIKSINPYFDDQYTNPEFIELLTRWFQFGAFSPIFRIHGYVSETEIWRYNEAFESTARRFIDLRYQLMPYIYSQAWRVTREGRELMSPLAYHYPEDKKTWEIKDQFFFGESIMVGLVTEYEQREKDIYLPAGDWYNYWTGEKLPGGQTVTVDAPLDQTPLFVKAGSIIPFGPKVQYATQETDEPLTIKIYPGEDAEYVLYLDDNESYDYEQGEYSELVFAYDQADQSLTIENGNGDYIDFEQNPMDMMVEVVGDGDLKKIQYKGRKIEL